In one Mauremys mutica isolate MM-2020 ecotype Southern chromosome 3, ASM2049712v1, whole genome shotgun sequence genomic region, the following are encoded:
- the FBXO48 gene encoding F-box only protein 48, which translates to MQKASKKNKQAVASCKELTILPPAKKKEENREDFVELLPPEVSFKIFSELDIQSLCKAAMTCKSWNRAIENSDHLWKHHCLTVRAVCQREIDCDRGNGYSWKVTLLRNYWKSKVKHEWLSGKYSNIHSRCGLPEKIMYPMDADTWGEILEAELER; encoded by the exons ATGCAGAAAGCCTCAAAGAAGAACAAACAGGCAGTTGCTTCATGTAAAGAACTGACCATCCTTCCTCCAGCCAAGAAAAAAGAGGAAAATCGGGAGGACTTTGTAGAGCTGCTGCCTCCGGAAGTCAGttttaaaattttcagtgaacTGGATATTCAGAGCTTATGCAAAGCTGCAATGACATGCAAGAGCTGGAATCGTGCAATTGAGAACAGTGACCATTTGTGGAAACATCACTGTTTAACTGTAAGAGCTGTCTGTCAGCGAGAGATAGACTGTGATCGAGGAAATGGATATTCATGGAAG GTCACTCTACTGAGAAACTACTGGAAGAGCAAAGTGAAACATGAATGGCTAAGTGGAAAATATAGCAACATTCACTCACGCTGTGGCTTACCAGAAAAAATCATGTATCCCATGGATGCTGATACATGGGGAGAAATACTGGAAGCAGAACTGGAGAGATAA